In Methanothermobacter sp., the genomic stretch CTTGTAGACATCTCTTACCTCCTTGGGGATCTTTATCCAGCGCTCCATTGACATCTCCTGCTCAAGGACACCCCTTGAGAACACCCTTGGAAGGTTCTCCAGATTCTTTCCACCCTCCGGGTTTCTGGGTTCTGGTAGTGGTGATGGCAGGTCCGGGTTGATGTTATACCATTTCTTGGGTATTTCGTTTTCGTCAAGAACGATCTTGTTCATGATATCACCTTAGATTTCATGATATTATTATCAGCATTTACATGCATGATGTCTCTTCAAAGAACTATTTAAAACTTTACAGTACACATCTGTACATTTAGGAAACGGTTAATAAATGGGGGGAAGATATGATTCCCATATGAAGATACTTGCAGTTGATGTGGGTGCAGGGACCCAGGATATAATGTACCATGACACGGCAGTTGATAGAATTGAAAATTCCATAAAGATGGTAATGCCTTCACCCACAAGGATAATCGCAGAAAGGATCAGGGGAATCACTGAGGACATCTTCATTCATGGTCAGACAATGGGTGGGGGACCCGTAAGCAGGGCCATAATGGAACACATTGAGAAGGGTTGCAGGGTTGTAATGACCCCTGAGGCAGCAAGGACCATCAGGGATGACCTTGAAAGGGTCAGGGCAATGGGGATAGAAATATCTGACAGGAACCCGGGCCTGAGGAGGGTGAAGTTGGGGGATCTTGATCTAGAGGCCATAGGTGGGGCCCTGGGACACTTTGATGTTGAACTGGAGATTGACTTCCTGGGGGTGGCTGTTCAGGACCATGGTGCAGGTGGTGATATGGGTGATAGGAACTTCCGTTTCATGAAGATCAGGGAGAAACTCAGAGAACCATTGAAACCTCAGCAGTTCTCATACCTCGGCGACGTACCCGATTACTTCACAAGGATGAAATCCATTGAGGAGGCACTTGATTATCCTCTCCTTATGATGGACTCCAAGTTCGCCTCAATAGCAGGGGCACTCCTTGACCCCGCAGTGGACTCAGAGGGGCCTCTCGTCGCTGTTGATGTGGGTAACGGCCACACACTGGCAGCCAGCATACTGGATGGCAGGATACATGGGGTCATGGAGCACCACACAAAAATGCTGTCCCCTGAGAAACTTGAGGAACTCCTCCTGAAACTCGCCCATGGTGAGATAACCCACCAGGAGGTCCATGGCGACGGAGGTCATGGTGCCCATGTCCTTGGGGGAGTGGGTGAGCCTGAGGTGGTTGTTGCAACTGGTCCACAGAGGAGTATTCTCGATGAAACATCCCTCAGGGTCCACCATGCTGCACCTGCAGGGGACGTCATGATGACAGGGCCCGTGGGCCTCATAGGAAGCATAGAATACAGGGTGGTGATGCAATGATGGGTCCAGGGAACATGAGGGCAATTGTTAAGGTGGTTTCATGATAAGGATTGATCCACACATACACACGGTATACTCAGGGGATGCAAGGGGAACACCACGGGATGTGCTGAAGAGGGCATCCCATGTGGGCCTCGATGCAGTTGCGATTGCAGACCACAATACAATGAAGGGATCATGGCTTGCAATGGAGGACTCAGCAGAGTTTGGGGTCACGGTGGTCCCTGCAGTGGAGCTCAGCACATCCGCCGGTCACATAGTGGCACTGGGTGTGCAGGAGGAAATAAAGAGGGGCCTCACACCTGCAGAGACCCTGGATGAGATACACTCACAGGACGCACTTGCCATAATCCCACACCCATTTGTCAGGTACAGAAAGGGACTCTTTGTGAACGAGAGAAACCTCCGTGTTGATGCAGTTGAAACCCTTAACTCCCGCTACATAGTTGGGTACTCCAACTGGAGGGCGAGAAAATTCGCAAGAAAGAGGGGCATCCCTGAGATAGGTGCAAGCGACGCACACTTCGTGGAGGCCGTTGGAAGCTCATTCACGATTGTAGAGTCTGAAAATACGGCTGATGATATAATTGAAGGTATAAAGAGGGGTAGAACCAGGCCAGAGGGAAGAAGGACACCTCTTCCACTGATTGTGAGGGAGGTAATCAACAAAAAAATCATAGGCAGGATGAGAAATGATATCTGATCTTCAGAAGTTCCTGGAGAGCAACTTCTTCTACCTCCACCCTGGCTACACACCCCTCAACACGGTTGTTTTCGGCCTTGTACTCGGGGCTGTTGTTCTCATCATACTGAGGATGTTCAGGTGGCTTAAAAAGGACCCCAGGGAACTCCTGGTGCCACTGCTTCCCTTCATATTTCTAGGGTCAGGTGCAAGGGCCCTTGTTGATAATGGAGTCTATCCACTCACCCATCTCCTTGTGACCCCAGGCATATACATCCTTGTGGGACTTACGGCAATAGCAACGCTTCTATTCTCAGTTAAACTTGAGAAACTTTATGGATGGGATTACAGAAAGCTTGTATTTGCTACAGGGGCGGTTCTTTCCATTCCAAACATCATAAACATGCAGAAAATTAATGCCGTACCATTTTTCTCTGTACTGGGAGTGTTCATGGCATCGGCAGTCCTTCTCTATATAATAAGTATTAAATGGGAACTTCTAAGGGAGAGGATGAACCTCTATGTGGTATACGCGCACATTTTTGATGCATCCTCAACCTACGTTGCGGTTGACCTCTATGGCTATGCTGAACAGCATGTCCTGCCATCGGCATTCACGGCCCTGACCGGCACTGCCCTTGTGATGTTCCCCCTCAAGATAGCGGTCATACTGGCGGCTCTCTATTCCATTGACAGGTACGTTGAGGAGCCAGGGGACTCGGCTCTACTTAAACTTGTGATATTCATACTTGGCCTTGCACCGGGCCTCAGGAACTTTTTGAGTCTCAGCATGGCGGTTTAAATATCCAGGACCCTGTCTCTGACAGCAGAGCCCTTCTTCTAACTTTTAAGTTATAACTTATAAGTCTGCTGTGTAAAAGCTTTTAATTGTGGCAGCATATAGATCATGATAAAAGGCCAGACCACGGGGAATTTAAATGTACATAGAAGAGGTTAAACCGGAAATGAAGCTACCTGAGACGGTTAGAATATTTGACACAACACTAAGGGACGGTGAGCAGACACCTGGAGTGGCGCTCACGGTGGATGAGAAGATATGCATAGCAAGGAAACTGGACTCCCTTGGAGTTGACACAATAGAGGCAGGGTTTCCTGCAGCCTCCCCGGGGGAGATGGACTCGGTAAGGAGGATAGCTGACCTTGATCTTGATGCGAATACCTGTGGTTTGGCAAGGGTGCTCAGGGAGGACATAGACGCTGTTATTGACTGCGGCGCTGATTACATACACACCTTCATAGGGACCTCACCCCTCCACAGGAAGTACAAGCTCAAAATGTCCCCTGAGGAGATAATAGACAGGGCGGTATTTGGGGTGGAATATGCGGTTGAACATGGGCTCAGGGTGGAATTCTCTGCCGAGGACGCCACGAGGACAGAATTTGATTACCTTGTGGAGGTATACAGGGCCGCAGAGGATGCAGGGGCTGATATGATAAATGTGCCGGACACAGTTGGGGTGATGATACCCCGGGCCATGAACCACCTCATAAGGGGCCTCAGGGATGAGGTCAGGACACCCATAAGCGTCCACTGCCACGATGACTTTGGACTGGCCGTTGCAAACTCTCTTGCAGCGGTGGAGGCCGGCGCATCACAGGTACATGCAACTATCAACGGGCTCGGTGAAAGGGCAGGAAATGCAGCCCTTGAGGAGGTTGTGATGGCCCTCATAACCCGCTATGACCTCCCACTCACCATAAAGACAACGGAACTTGTGAACATCTCGGAATTCGTATCAAAGATAACAGGGGTTAGGATGCCCCCCAACAAGGCAATCGTGGGTGAAAATGCCTTTGCGCATGAGGCAGGTATACACGTCCATGGGGTTCTTGAGAAGGCAGAGACCTATGAACCCATAACCCCTGAGATGGTTGGCCACAAGAGGAGGATAGTCCTCGGCAAACACACAGGGGCCAACGCCCTCAGATCAAAGCTTCAGGAATACGGTATAGATATGAACGAGGACCAGTTCTGCACCCTCTATGAACAGGTCAAAAGACTCGGTGATAAGGGTAAAAGGATCACTGACGCAGATCTTCGGGCAATGGCGGTCACGATCCTTGGAAAGGCAACAAGGGAGATCGTGAAGCTTGAGGGCATAGCGGTGATGACAGGTGAGAGTGTGATGCCAACAGCCACAGTTAAGCTGAGGATAGGAGATGAGATCAAGACAACAGCAATGACCGGTGTGGGACCAGTTGATGCGGCCATAAACGCCATACAGAGTCTTGTAAGTGAAACAGCAGATATAGAACTTGATGAATACAACATAGAGGCAATAACAGGAGGTACCAATGCCCTTGCAGAGGTCTTCGTTGTCATGAGTGACGCCGAAGGCAACAAGGCAACAGGAAGATCCACAAGGGAGGATATAGTAATGGCGAGTGTGGAGGCGGTTCTCGATGCAATCAACAAGATCCTGAGCCTCAAATAGGTGTTTCGATGGAGCCAGTATCAACATGTAAACTCTTCGGGGCTGTAAGGGCTGTTTCAGGCATCCGCAATGCCGTACCGCTCATCCACGGCCCCAGGGGCTGCGCATACCACATTGGATACCTTCTGAAGGCAAGGGGAGGTAAAAGGATAAGGGTTCTATCAACAGAACTCACTGAATCAGACGTGGTATTTGGAGCCACCGATAAACTCAAAAAGGTCATAATTGACGCTGACAGAACCCTTAAACCGGAACTCATAGCTGTTATGAGCTCCTGTGCAACAAGCATAATAGGTGAGGATATAGGTAGGGCTGCAGAGGAGGTTAAGGGGGAACTTGATTCTAAGATCATAACCATCAGTGCAGGGGGTTTTGAGTCAAACCAGGGCGAAGGATATCTCGAGGTTATGATGGCACTCCTTGAGTCCATTGCAGCTGATGCGAAACCATCAGATGAGCCATCAATCAACATCATAGGTGAGTTCAGGGGCGGCCCCGACCTCAAACATATTGTGGATACCCTTGGCAGGATGGGTGTTTCTGTGAACTGTGTTCTTACATCCGGGAGCACAGTCGGTGATATTGAGGGGATTTTGTCCGCCCATCTGAACTATTCCTTCTGTGATGTATCAGGGATAGGGCCCTGCAGGTTTCTTGAGAAGGAATTTGGGGTACCCTTCATCCACCACCCCATCCCCCTGGGATTCTCAAACACCCTAAGGTTCTATGAGGTGATACTTGAACACCTCAGCATTGATTACCCCCTTCAGGATGAAATCGGTGAATACGCTGAGGAAAGGGATCGTCTGAAATCGGAACTGGAGGGTGTGAGGGTTGGTATAGTCTCAGGGCCCACAAGGGCTGTTGGACTCGCTGGATTTGTAAGTGAACTTGCAATGAAACCGGCTCTGGTGGCAATGGACATGATTGGTGAGTACACACTTGAGAACCTCTCTGAAACTGGCCTGAGGTCGGAGGTTCTGGTTGGGGCTGATCTCTCTGAGCTGGAGGATGCGCTTATCAGGAATGAACCTGAGGTCATACTCGGTGGAGTTGCAGAGACACGGTTTTCAGAATCACTTGGAGCGCCACTTATTGATGTTATGCATGGCTCTGCCCTCACTGCAGGGTTCAGGGGGGCCGCTGTAACTGGGGGCAGGATACTTGAAGCTGTTAAGTCCAGAAGTTATTAAATTTTTTAATTAGCATATCACAAACTTTATATAATGCAGGGTTTCTATCTTTATTACAGACACTCTTGGAGGTTAAGTGATGTCAGAGGAGAATGTAGTATACATCGGAAACAAGCCTGTAATGAACTATGTTCTGGCCGTAGTGACTCAGATGAACGGTGGAACCAGTGAAGTGATCCTTAAAGCCCGTGGAAGAGCTATAAGCAGGGCTGTTGATGTTGCAGAGATTGTCAGGAACCGTTTCATCCCAGACATACAGATAGAGAACATCGACATATGTACAGAGGAGATCATTGGTAACGAGGGAACCGCTACCAATGTTTCAGCAATAGAAATCCAGCTCAAAAAGGATTAGGGATATAAAAGATGGAAACCACAGGTTTCCATTCTTTTATATTTTATATGCACTGAATTTTCAGGACATCTGCTCTTTATCAGTTATTCAGAATAGTCATTGCCTTCTCACTTAACCCCCCATACTTTATCAGAAATTAAGAAAGTTTTAATACTATTTTACTCAATAATCAGTTTAATATCTCACTTTCATAGAATTGTAATAGTTTATTCACATATTCTGGAGATCATGATTATTTTTTCAAGGTTTTTCAGTACTTTACCAAACTACTTATGGCATCATGGACATAAAGAGACTCACTCCTCAAACTTTATAAATTTGAGGGGTATGAATAAATATTTTCTCTGAAAAAGGAGGGGGGATGAATGAATAGGAAATTCAGGGCCTCCCGGTCAACTGGACCGGTAGGTCTTGGGCTGGTGGCACTTCTTTTAGTGTTAGTCCTAACAGGCACATCCTCTGCGGAAAGCGGAGGTCAGGCCGGGACAACACTCACAGCAAGTGTCACTGCAAACACAAGCTATGTGAAGGAATACACATGGCAGATCCACAAGAACGTCACACCCGACAGCTGGGACATCTTTAAGGGAGACTCAGCCACTTCAGAGTACACAGTAGGTGTTGAGAGGGAAAACCCGACAGAGAGGGCATGGATTGAGGGCAACGTGACTGTACACAATGGTGGGGGTGTTTCTACAGAGAATCTCTCAGTTATACTGGAGCTGAGGGATGGTATACCACCACCAAATGACCTTATAGGGGTTTATCCACTGGATATATCATCGAATCCTGTTCTTGATCCAGGAGAAACGGGGACATACCCATACAGGATTTACCTCACCCCTGAACAGGCACACCCAGGGGGTAACTACAAGGTGACTGCGAATGTTACAATTACAAACCATTCCGGGCGCCTCGGAACACCCTTTGGACCGGGACCATCAGCAACGGCAACACTCCCTGCATCACCGGTGACGCTGAATGAGTGCATACATGTTGATGACACAAGTGGAGAGTCATGGCTCTTTAACGACTCCGGATCAGTTACATACACCAGGCGGTTCACCGGGGCCGGAACCTACAACAACACGGCCACGATAAGGGAAACCGGTCAGAGTGCCAGTGCATCTGTCCAAGTTAACGTATATGAGCTGATGGTCTCCAAGAATGCCACAACGTCCTACACCAGGACCTACAAATGGAACATCAGCAAGGAGGCCGACTTAACAGAGGTTACAGTGAACATGGGGGACACGGTAACGGTGAACTACACGGTGAACATTTCAGCTGATACCGGAACAGACAGTGACTGGATGGTGGGAGGCACCATCACAGTGTTCAACCCTGCACCCATTGCCGCTGTAATAAGCTCCGTCTCTGATACCGTATCACCAGGAGTTTCGATGAATTTAACCGGCGCAGCGTTCCCATGTGTACTTGAACCAGGCGGTACACTTGTCCTCAACTACATGGGAAGTCTGCCTGATGGTTCTTCAAGGGTTAACACTGCAACGGTGGTTCAGCAGAACCATGACCACTACCTGGACAGTTCAGATACGGCTGGATCTACAGAGTACACCGCAATGGCTGATGTGAAATTCGGTAAACCTTCAGAACTTGTTGATGAATCTGTAACTGTATCCGACGACAGATGGGGCTACCTGGGAGTCATCAATGTGGGCAGTGACATAATGCCCGGAGAAACCTACACATTCAACTATTCTGTGGTCTATGGACCCTACAATGCACCTGGACTTTACACAGAGGTTAATGAGGCATCATTTGTAACATGTGATACCAGCACGGGGGGATCAGACTCATGGCTGGTTGATGTATATGTGAGGAGCCCTTACGGTACACTGACAATAGGCTACTGGAAGACACACGCCGGTTTCAATGGAAACAACCAGGATGCTGTAACACCACTCCTTGGCACGGGTTTATGGCTTGGAACTGCCGGTGGAGATAGGAGTGTACTTGTCACCACCCCTGAACAGGCTGTGAGAATCCTAAGCTTCAATGGCTCAGCATCCAATGGAATAAACAAGCTATATGCACAGCTACTTGCAGCAAAACTGAATATACTCAACGGAGCCTATGCTTCCCCACAGGTTCTCAGCGTGATTGCCCAGGTAGATGCTTTCCTAGCAACCCATGATGCGTCCAGCTGGAGCAGTCTCAGCAAAAAGGATCAGCAGAAGGTCCTTCAGTGGATGAGTATGCTGGATAAATACAACAATGGAATGCTCTAGGCATTCCATAAAACTTTTTTTAGAGTTTAGCATAATTCTAGGATTTCATAAAAATTTTTAGACCTTCTCTTTAAACCAGAGTACATTTTTTGCGGCTGCTGAGACCTCACTGAACCTGCTGTTAAGGAACTCCACCTTATGGATTGAGATCCTTATGACGTTCATATCCACGGGGAGATTCCTCATGGCCTCAGTATCTAGGCCCCTTAGATTATAGATCCTTTCTGATTCCTCTTCATCCAGTATCTCCACGGCACCGGTTATCTGCATCCCAGCCAGGTTACTCATGGATGTGTAGTCCTCGTAAACTGCAACAGAGGCGTTACCGTTCTCAAGGATACCGGCGAATTTCTCCCCACCCTCACTGATCACGTATATGGACTCACCGTCATACACGTATTCAAGGGGTGTTGCCCTTGGGCGGCTGTCATGGCAGGTTGCAAGGACACATGTGTTATGGGACCTCAGAAACTCATCAATGGATTCACGGAGTTCATTCTCATCAATGTCAGTCATAAGCGAGTCCCTGATCTCTTTAAGTTCAAGGGCAACCTCAATCACCTCTGAGATATCAAAGAGGTCATAATCCTTAATTTCAATTCCAGCAACCTCTGAGAATCTCCTGAGATCCTCAAGATCCCCATCAGAGAGTCTTTCAAGGATCATGCGCCCACCAAGTGTGGCTGAATGGACAGCACCCCCAAGAAGTTTTTCAGCCTCACTGAGGGCCCTTCTACCATCATCCGGACTCAGGGAAACCGAGAAGATCGCCACGGGTTTATCACGAAGCCAGGGATTTTTCTTTATAAAATCGGTTATCCTGTCGTGTAAACGGCCCCTGTAAACCCCTGAACCGATAACGAAGAAGTCAAATTCCCTGCCGTCTTCCGGAAACTCGCCTGTGGTGCAGCACCTTGAGGGCCCGAGTATTCTCCCGATGGCTGATGCAGCCTCCTCTGTGGAGCCGTAGGTGCTCTCATAGATTATGAGTGTCCTGAACATACCTTCACCTTCAGCTTTTTAAATAAAATAAGGGTTTATTTCCTCACAACCCTTCTTATCACAGCACCAGCCCCTATGATGGCTATTATTATCACCACCACATAGTATGCGAATGGTGAGGTGGGACCCTCCTTCTTCTTGGAGTCAAGGGCGTAGATGTAGCCGTTTTCGGTTGCAAAGTAGATGGTCTTGCCGTAGACTACGGGCGATGAACTTGCCGGTGAGCTGAAAAGATAGTAACCCGGTGAGTAGCTCCACTCCTCCTTCCCTGTGTACTTGTTGAGGATGTAGAGTGTCCCGTCATCTGAGCCCACAGCCACCATGTTCTCGAAGAGGGCTGGCGTTGATCTCACGGCCCCACCTGTTTTGAATGACCATTTCAGGGTACCCGTCCTTGTGTCAAGTGAAGTCACGTTGCCATCATCGCATCCAGCAAAGAGGCTGTTCTCCTCTGTGTCAATGGCGGGTGTTGACCTGACCCTCTCACCTAGGCTGTACCTCCAGACCGTGCTTCCATCGGACTCTGATAGGGCATAAATGTTCCCGTCATCTGACCCCACGTAGATGGTTCCGTTCCAGAAGGCCGGTGATGAAATGACCTGGTCACCGGTTGTGTAGCTCCACTTCTCCTTCCCGTCGGACTCTGATAGGGCATAGACATTACCGTTGCATGATCCAAAGTAGACGGTTCCGTTCACCACAAGTGGTGATGATTTAACAGCCTCCCCGGCATAGAACTCCCACTTTTTTGAGCCATCATCTGCGTCAACTGCGTAGAGCCTGCAGTCATCTGACCCCACATATACGGTGCCTCCGCTAACTGCAGGGGATGACTCTATCCTGTTTCCTGTTTTAAATTTCCATTGGAGGTCACCGGTGTCTGTGTCTATGGCGTAGAGGTATCCGTCTCCTGAACCCACATAAAGGGTGCCGTTGACCACCGCAGGGGATGATACAACCGCACCGCCTGTCCGGTAGCTCCAGACAACTGAACCGGTCTCGAGGTTCACCGCATAAACCTTTCCGTCGACTGAGCCGATGTAGGCAACTTTGTTGAATATTGCGGGTGATGACTTTATCCCACCTATGGAGATATACCATGTCCTTGCTGAGAAGTCACTTGGCTCCTCAGAGAAACCTGTGCGCTGCTGGTCCCCATGGAAGAGGGGCCAGTCTGCAGCTGATACAGGACTTAAAACCATCCCAATGATTATAAGTGCCGCAATTAAACCTTTTCTCATCATATTACCACCTGAAATTTAGTATTAACCTAAATGTCCCTGTTAAACCTGGTAACCCCCATTGCAAAGAACAGGAGTGTGAATCCCACAAGCACGGCCAGGTCAAGCCAGATGTCCCCGACACCCGCACCCTTCAGCATCACTGACCTCAGAGCGTCGTTGGCATAGGTGAGGGGCACCAAGTAGGCCAGCTTCTGGAACACCCATGGCATGGTCTCGATGGGGTAGAAGACCCCTGATACAAACATCATGGGCATTGCAAAGGGCATAACCATCTGCATATAGTCCTCCTGGGTCCCCACCCTCGCTGATATCATTATTCCGAATCCCACAAAGCACAGTGCTGTGAGTACAAGTAGAAGGACTGTAAGGAGCATGCCGCCGTTGATCTTTATTCCAAAGAGCATTATGGCCACACAGAGTAGTAAAAATGCTCTTCCACTTTCTATAACCAGTTTTGAGATTATTTTACCCCCAACAACTGTTGAAACGCTTGTAGGGGTCATGAAGAGACGTGCGAGTTCTCCCCTCTCCCTTTCACCTGCAATTGACTGTCCCATACCGAACATGCAGGAGAACATTATGGTCATTGCAAGTACCGCGGGCACCAGGAAATCCATGTACTTGACGTCCCCGTAGATCCTGTCAACCTGGAAGTTTATCGTGTTTACGATGCTCTGAAAGCCCGTTTCCATGGGGGTTGAATTCTGGTTCTGAATATTCACAGAGGGGCTCTGCATCTTCTGAACCGCAATTTCACCTGAAAGCCTGCTGAAAAGCGCCTGGGTTGCAGGTACCAGGGCCTGACTTGCCAGCTGGTCAGATGAGTCAAGGTACATGACCACTGTTGGCTCGTCTGTGAGGTTGTCATAGTTTGGGGGCAGTATTATTGCCGCCTTGACCTCCCCTGCATCCACCATGTCCCTTGCGGTTTCAGGGTCCTTCATGATATCCTTAATATCGTAGAGGCTCATGTTCCTCATTTCAGCGACGGTCTGGTCTGTGAGGGGCCCGCTGCTCTGTTCAACTATAACCACCGGTATGTTTTCCAGTGTACCGCCCATACCGTAACCGAAGAGGGTTATCATGAGTATTGGGAACAGTATGATTGATATGAGGCGGGGTTTGTGCCTCCAGAGGACTATGAGGTCCTTCTTGAGCATCCACATTATCTTCTTCATTTCCATAACGGTTACCTCCCTGTAACCTTCATAAAGACATCCTCAAGTGAGGGGTCCCTAGTTGAAATTGAGCTTATCCTGGCATTGTTCCTTATAACTGCCCCGAGGACATCATTTATGGCAGTGTCACACCTCTCATCCAGTTCAAGTATTATCCTGCCGGTGTGGTGCCTTTTAACCTCCAGTGTAACCGGCAGGGATTCAAGTTCAGCTATGAGTTCATCACTGAGGTCGGTGATCAGCATGCTGAGCTCCTTACCGGCGCAGGTCCCGGCTTTTTTCATTTCCTCAATGACCCTTTTTTCGGATTCAGGGGTCTCCTCCTGTATCCTGTCAAGTATGGTACCAGTCTCCCGTGCCCTTAGGGATTCCTCTTCCCTTATAACGGTGTCCTTGAGGTCCTGGGGTGTGTCAAAGGCTGCAAGCAGCCCCTGATTTATTATACCCACGTAGTCACAGAGGAGTTCAACCTCGTACATGTCATGGGAGCAGAGTATGATAGTGTGGCCGCTGCTGTTCAGTTCCTCAATGAGGTCCCACAGCACCCTCTTTGTTGTCGGGTCCAGTCCTATGGTTGGTTCGTCGAGGAAGAGTATGTCTGGCTGGTGTATCAGGCTTGCAACCAGTGAAACCTTCTGCTGCTGTCCCCCTGACATCTGTCCAACGGGTTTATCTGCCGCGTACTTTATGTCAACCAGCTCCATGAGTTCATCGATC encodes the following:
- a CDS encoding ATP-binding cassette domain-containing protein → MKYAIETYDLTKVYGDFKAVDSLNMKIEKNSIFGFLGPNGAGKTTTIKMLTCLIPPTSGTARVAGYDILENPDEVRQHIGMVPQKVSLYEDLTARENVELCADFYGMPEDLKETRIDELMELVDIKYAADKPVGQMSGGQQQKVSLVASLIHQPDILFLDEPTIGLDPTTKRVLWDLIEELNSSGHTIILCSHDMYEVELLCDYVGIINQGLLAAFDTPQDLKDTVIREEESLRARETGTILDRIQEETPESEKRVIEEMKKAGTCAGKELSMLITDLSDELIAELESLPVTLEVKRHHTGRIILELDERCDTAINDVLGAVIRNNARISSISTRDPSLEDVFMKVTGR